The Candidatus Omnitrophota bacterium genome window below encodes:
- a CDS encoding glycosyltransferase: MGKKILLLYISEDSGHHCASIAIERALHAISADMETLNINLFNYTNPIMEKVINGAYMSVVKRKPEIWDYLYDNPKVLRQVHRLRDKIHKANTGKLKTLLDEFKPDGVICTQAFPCGLIADYKKTFGVNTPLVGVLTDYAPHSYWIFDSVDRYIVPSLETGKKLIDNGIEPSKIMDYGIPLDAKFLAPLVKDDILKKLSLDKNASTILIMGGTQGLGPLKDLVLLLDKSHLKLNIIIACGTNKKLYRWLSRRVEHFHKKIIVLPFADNIDELMEASDIIVTKPGGITTAEALAKGLPMLIVNPLPGQEAMNTKFLLSEGVAVKAQEPADVAVLLEELLYNRIKLRLMSDRAKELSKPDSAVRIAKLMMEIV; encoded by the coding sequence ATGGGAAAGAAGATACTGCTTTTATACATATCGGAAGATTCCGGCCACCATTGTGCCAGCATAGCGATAGAGCGCGCTCTTCACGCTATCTCTGCGGACATGGAGACCTTAAATATAAACCTATTCAACTATACCAACCCCATAATGGAGAAGGTTATAAACGGCGCTTACATGAGCGTCGTGAAGAGAAAACCGGAGATATGGGATTATCTTTATGATAATCCGAAGGTCTTAAGGCAGGTGCATAGGCTGCGTGATAAGATACATAAGGCCAATACCGGAAAGCTAAAGACGTTGTTGGATGAATTTAAACCCGATGGAGTAATCTGTACGCAGGCGTTTCCATGCGGCCTGATCGCGGATTACAAAAAGACATTTGGTGTGAATACGCCGCTTGTTGGCGTATTGACCGATTATGCCCCGCACTCTTACTGGATATTTGACAGCGTTGACAGATACATAGTGCCTTCGCTGGAAACAGGGAAGAAGCTCATAGATAACGGTATAGAGCCGTCTAAGATAATGGATTACGGAATACCCCTGGATGCCAAATTCCTTGCGCCGCTTGTAAAAGACGATATACTTAAGAAACTTTCTTTGGATAAGAACGCATCGACTATCCTGATTATGGGGGGCACTCAGGGGTTAGGGCCGTTAAAAGATTTGGTCCTGCTGCTCGATAAATCTCACCTGAAGCTGAATATCATTATAGCTTGCGGCACGAACAAGAAATTATACAGATGGCTTTCAAGGCGCGTTGAACATTTTCACAAAAAAATAATAGTGCTGCCTTTCGCGGATAATATAGACGAGCTTATGGAGGCTTCCGATATCATAGTTACTAAACCGGGCGGTATTACTACCGCAGAGGCGTTGGCCAAGGGGTTACCTATGCTTATAGTTAATCCTCTGCCGGGCCAGGAAGCTATGAACACAAAGTTCTTGCTGTCAGAAGGCGTGGCAGTTAAAGCCCAGGAGCCTGCGGATGTCGCCGTGTTGCTTGAGGAATTATTGTATAACAGGATAAAGCTGCGATTGATGAGTGACAGGGCGAAAGAGTTGTCCAAGCCGGATAGTGCGGTAAGGATAGCAAAGTTAATGATGGAGATTGTTTAA
- a CDS encoding lipoyl domain-containing protein, giving the protein MTNVTLPPLAQGVDKASISFWFKAPGDDVKTGEDLVELVTDKATFNMPSPATGKIKEVLVNEGDSANVGQVIATIE; this is encoded by the coding sequence ATGACAAATGTTACTCTGCCGCCGTTAGCGCAAGGCGTTGACAAGGCAAGCATATCTTTCTGGTTTAAGGCACCCGGAGATGATGTGAAGACGGGTGAGGACCTTGTGGAGTTGGTTACAGATAAGGCCACATTCAATATGCCGTCACCGGCTACAGGAAAGATAAAAGAGGTTCTGGTAAATGAAGGTGATAGCGCAAATGTAGGGCAAGTTATAGCAACCATAGAGTAA
- the lipA gene encoding lipoyl synthase: MNSVKYSALTRRGQDMNFTPQWLKKRIVVNEEFFNTKKALSDLSVDTVCESSRCPNLNECFSRKFVTFMILGSVCTRTCAFCSVDKGNTSPVDCQEPARIRDCVSRLGLKYVIITSVTRDDLADGGAGQFVKVVECIKHGLRNVVIELLIPDFAGNADSVKTVALSGADIIGHNIETIRRLYPAVRNGAGYSRSLGILKSIKEISPGTLTKSAILVGLGEKEEEVVEAMRDLRNADCDILTIGQYLRPSQNHYPAARFVTPEEFQRFIKHGKDMGFKNMSAGPFVRSSYMAEENFKEVSHDKCYSAAVSARR, from the coding sequence ATGAATTCGGTAAAGTATTCGGCATTGACGAGGCGCGGACAGGATATGAACTTTACTCCGCAGTGGCTTAAGAAAAGAATAGTAGTTAACGAGGAGTTCTTTAATACAAAAAAAGCGCTATCGGATCTTTCTGTAGATACGGTATGCGAGTCGAGCAGGTGCCCTAATCTTAATGAATGTTTTTCGAGAAAGTTTGTAACATTCATGATACTTGGAAGCGTGTGCACCAGAACTTGCGCGTTTTGCTCTGTTGATAAGGGCAATACAAGTCCGGTAGATTGCCAAGAGCCCGCGCGCATCAGAGATTGCGTCAGTCGTCTTGGCCTAAAGTATGTTATCATAACATCCGTAACGAGGGACGATCTGGCGGACGGGGGCGCGGGCCAATTTGTAAAAGTGGTAGAATGCATAAAGCACGGACTGCGCAATGTGGTGATAGAGTTGCTCATTCCCGATTTTGCCGGTAACGCAGACTCTGTAAAGACCGTCGCATTATCCGGCGCTGACATAATAGGCCATAATATCGAAACGATACGCAGACTCTATCCGGCTGTCCGTAATGGCGCGGGTTATTCAAGGTCGCTCGGTATATTGAAATCTATTAAAGAGATCAGTCCGGGGACGCTTACGAAGTCCGCCATTCTTGTGGGCCTGGGAGAAAAAGAAGAAGAGGTCGTCGAGGCGATGAGAGATCTTCGCAATGCGGACTGCGATATTCTGACTATAGGCCAGTACTTGAGGCCTTCGCAAAATCATTATCCCGCGGCCAGGTTTGTGACACCTGAAGAGTTTCAAAGATTTATAAAACACGGCAAGGATATGGGGTTTAAAAATATGAGCGCAGGGCCCTTTGTAAGGAGCTCATATATGGCTGAAGAAAATTTTAAGGAGGTGTCACATGACAAATGTTACTCTGCCGCCGTTAGCGCAAGGCGTTGA
- the lipB gene encoding lipoyl(octanoyl) transferase LipB yields MILDLGIIDYTEALKMQRELVSKLRLGEISDSVMVVEHPSVFTIGRSGSRKNLLAKEDELAAKGIKVIDVDRGGDITFHSPGQLVVYPIIDLRKRIKDLHRYLRDMEEVAINFLQKYGVKGIRIDGATGVWVSDKKIASIGISAKDWVTCHGLSININNDTAFFSMINPCGIKGLKITSLKELLRQEVPLSSAKRILLDEFGKVFGIDEARTGYELYSAVA; encoded by the coding sequence ATGATATTAGACTTAGGCATAATAGATTATACCGAAGCGTTAAAGATGCAGCGCGAGCTTGTAAGTAAGCTGCGGCTGGGAGAAATATCCGATTCAGTTATGGTTGTTGAGCATCCATCTGTATTTACCATAGGAAGATCCGGATCGAGAAAAAATCTTTTGGCTAAAGAAGATGAACTGGCCGCAAAGGGTATCAAAGTAATCGATGTCGACAGGGGAGGAGATATAACATTTCATTCTCCGGGCCAGCTGGTTGTTTATCCTATAATAGACTTAAGAAAAAGGATTAAGGATCTGCATAGGTACCTTAGGGATATGGAAGAGGTAGCGATAAATTTTCTTCAAAAATACGGTGTCAAAGGCATAAGGATCGATGGCGCAACCGGCGTATGGGTTAGCGATAAAAAGATAGCGTCTATAGGCATATCCGCTAAGGACTGGGTTACTTGTCATGGCCTTAGTATAAACATAAATAATGATACGGCTTTTTTTTCAATGATAAATCCCTGCGGCATCAAGGGCCTGAAAATAACTTCGCTTAAAGAGCTCTTGAGGCAGGAAGTGCCTTTAAGTTCCGCAAAGAGAATTTTATTGGATGAATTCGGTAAAGTATTCGGCATTGACGAGGCGCGGACAGGATATGAACTTTACTCCGCAGTGGCTTAA
- the lpdA gene encoding dihydrolipoyl dehydrogenase, which produces MNPAKNYDLVIIGSGPGGYVAALYASRKKLNVCVIEKDLSGGTCLNRGCIPTKALLQSASILSKVKESKEFGIEVDNFRINFPVVISRKETIVTRLRTGIETLFRANKIELIKGLAKIKSSGAVTVNGEDIAAKSIIVASGSRPGSIPGITIDEVDTCSSDGILNLKEIPKNITIVGGGAIGCEFASLFNTLGSNVTIVELLDRILPTQSKEASRKMETLFKKRGVVVRTSTKFDPASSPGAKKVLIAVGRKANIEGLGLEEMGIEIKNGRIAVDENLRTSVKNIYAIGDCVPGPQLAHKASYDGILAVDNIVGEARQADYSCVPNCIWTDPEIASVGLTEEEAKARYTDVKIAKFPYLASGKAYIMGKPEGFIKIIGDPKGDILGVEIFGEEACDLIAEAVLAKARKINIKDVSHVIHGHPTLSEIFQEAAHIFCGTPIHSV; this is translated from the coding sequence ATGAACCCCGCGAAAAATTATGACCTCGTAATTATAGGTTCAGGGCCGGGTGGTTACGTTGCGGCCCTTTACGCTTCCCGCAAAAAATTAAATGTATGTGTTATTGAAAAAGATCTTTCCGGCGGTACCTGCTTAAATAGGGGCTGTATTCCCACAAAGGCGCTGCTTCAGTCCGCATCGATACTTTCCAAAGTCAAAGAATCAAAAGAATTCGGTATAGAAGTAGATAATTTCAGAATAAACTTCCCAGTGGTTATATCGCGTAAAGAAACCATCGTTACGCGATTAAGAACCGGCATTGAAACTTTGTTCAGGGCCAATAAGATAGAGCTTATAAAAGGCTTGGCAAAAATAAAGTCTTCCGGTGCCGTGACCGTTAATGGTGAGGATATTGCCGCCAAGTCTATTATAGTAGCATCGGGTTCCAGGCCAGGCAGCATTCCCGGTATAACTATAGATGAGGTTGATACATGTTCTAGCGATGGTATTTTAAATCTTAAGGAGATCCCAAAGAATATCACGATAGTCGGTGGGGGCGCTATAGGATGCGAATTTGCGAGCCTGTTCAATACGCTCGGATCCAACGTTACCATAGTGGAACTTTTAGACAGGATCCTGCCCACGCAGTCAAAAGAGGCCTCGAGAAAGATGGAGACTCTTTTTAAGAAAAGAGGAGTCGTTGTCCGGACATCCACGAAATTTGACCCCGCTTCCAGCCCCGGCGCCAAGAAGGTTCTTATCGCGGTAGGGCGTAAAGCGAATATAGAGGGCCTGGGCCTTGAGGAGATGGGCATAGAGATCAAAAACGGCAGGATAGCGGTGGATGAAAACTTGCGCACCAGTGTAAAGAATATATACGCCATAGGGGATTGTGTGCCCGGCCCGCAGTTGGCCCATAAAGCATCGTATGACGGCATTCTCGCGGTAGATAATATAGTCGGAGAGGCAAGACAGGCGGACTATTCCTGCGTACCGAATTGTATATGGACGGACCCAGAGATAGCCAGTGTAGGGCTGACCGAGGAAGAGGCGAAGGCAAGATATACAGATGTAAAGATAGCGAAATTCCCGTATCTTGCATCTGGCAAGGCTTATATCATGGGCAAGCCCGAAGGTTTTATAAAGATTATCGGGGATCCAAAAGGAGATATTCTTGGAGTTGAAATATTCGGCGAAGAGGCGTGCGATCTGATAGCCGAGGCTGTCCTCGCGAAAGCCAGGAAGATAAATATAAAAGACGTAAGCCATGTGATACACGGCCATCCGACATTATCCGAGATATTTCAGGAGGCGGCGCATATATTCTGCGGGACTCCGATACACAGCGTATGA
- the mdh gene encoding malate dehydrogenase → MTNKNRKIAVIGAGAVGATLAQRILESGVADVVLLDILKNVAQGKAFDLLDASPIVGHENNIIGTDDYSQIAGSDIVVITAGLPRKPGMTRDDLVAKNAGIIKDVTANIKKHAPDSIVIVVTNPLDTMTYLTLKLTGFAKQRVMGMAGVLDGSRFIYLLANELKVPRSSIETYMLGSHGDTMVPLISNTRVGGKPVGSLMAKDKLDAIVKRTCDRGAEIVSLLGSGSAYYSPSAAVFKMINAILNDSKQTIAASAYLEGEYSLRDICVGVPCKLGRGGVEKVIELDLSEEEKNCFLKSAQAIKSLNNIL, encoded by the coding sequence ATGACGAATAAGAACCGCAAGATAGCCGTTATAGGCGCAGGCGCTGTTGGCGCGACATTGGCGCAGAGGATATTGGAAAGCGGCGTTGCCGATGTGGTCCTGCTTGATATTCTCAAGAATGTGGCGCAGGGCAAAGCTTTTGACCTCCTCGACGCTTCACCGATAGTAGGCCACGAAAACAATATTATAGGAACTGATGATTACAGCCAGATAGCCGGCTCGGACATAGTGGTCATTACCGCGGGCCTCCCGAGAAAGCCCGGAATGACGCGTGATGACCTGGTGGCTAAAAACGCGGGTATAATAAAAGATGTTACCGCTAATATTAAAAAACACGCCCCTGATTCGATAGTGATAGTTGTGACAAACCCGCTCGACACAATGACATACCTTACCTTAAAACTTACAGGCTTTGCTAAGCAAAGAGTAATGGGCATGGCCGGCGTTCTTGATGGCTCGCGCTTTATATATCTTTTAGCTAACGAGTTAAAGGTTCCGAGAAGTTCTATTGAAACATATATGCTTGGAAGTCATGGCGATACGATGGTGCCGCTTATTTCAAATACCAGGGTTGGCGGCAAGCCGGTCGGGTCTTTGATGGCTAAGGATAAGCTTGATGCGATAGTAAAGAGGACATGCGACAGGGGCGCTGAGATCGTATCGCTTCTTGGTTCCGGCAGCGCTTATTATTCGCCCAGTGCGGCTGTATTTAAGATGATAAACGCTATATTGAATGACTCGAAACAGACTATTGCCGCGTCAGCTTATCTTGAAGGCGAATATTCTCTGCGCGATATATGCGTTGGGGTCCCTTGCAAGCTGGGCAGGGGCGGAGTGGAAAAAGTCATAGAGCTGGACCTGTCAGAGGAAGAGAAGAACTGTTTCTTGAAGTCGGCACAGGCTATTAAGAGCCTCAATAATATCTTATAA